From the Manihot esculenta cultivar AM560-2 chromosome 3, M.esculenta_v8, whole genome shotgun sequence genome, one window contains:
- the LOC110610298 gene encoding phosphatidate cytidylyltransferase 1 isoform X6, with product MWIRAHSSLWMVGGFLVIIYLGHLYIWATVVVIQIFMARELFNLLRRAHEDRRLPGFRLLNWHFFFTAMLFVYGRIISQRLVNTVTSDKFFYRLVSGFVKYQMVICYFLYIAGFMWFILALKKKMYEYQFGQYAWTHMILIIVFTQSAFTVANIFEGIFWFLLPASLIAINDVAAYIFGFFFGKTPLIKLSPKKTWEGFIGASVATVISAFVLANILGNFQWLTCPRKDLSAGWLKCDPGPLFKAENYPLPGWISDWFPWKEISVLPVQWHAMWLGLFASIIAPFGGFFASGFKRAFKIKDFGDSIPGHGGFTDRMDCQMIMAVFAYIYHQSFVFQQDYSVETVLDQILGSLTLEEQQILYLKLRQIFQERQLKGT from the exons ATGTGGATTCGAGCACACTCATCTCTGTGGATGGTTGGGGGTTTTCTGGTTATTATTTACTTGGGTCATCTTTACATTTGGGCTACAGTTGTTGTAATCCAAATATTTATGGCCAGGGAGCTCTTTAATCTACTCAGAAGAGCTCATGAAGACAGGCGTCTTCCTGGGTTTAGGCTCCTGAATTG GCACTTTTTCTTCACCGCTATGCTATTTGTCTATGGCCGCATTATCAGTCAACGCCTCGTGAACACAGTAACTTCAGATAAATTCTTCTATAGGCTTGTGAGCGGCTTTGTCAAGTACCAGATGGTCATTTGCTACTTCTTGTACATTGCAG GTTTTATGTGGTTCATTCTTGCATTAAAGAAGAAGATGTACGAGTATCAATTTGGGCAATATGCTTGGACACACATGATTCTTATCATAGTGTTTACCCAGTCCGCTTTCACTGTAGCCAATATTTTTGAAGGGATATTCTG GTTTCTTCTCCCAGCATCACTTATTGCTATTAATGATGTTGCTGCTTATATATTTGGTTTCTTTTTTGGAAAAACGCCTTTGATCAAGTTATCTCCAAAGAAAACATGGGAGGGTTTTATTGGAGCATCGGTTGCAACTGTTATCTCAGCATTTGTG TTAGCAAACATCTTGGGCAATTTCCAGTGGTTGACATGTCCAAGAAAG GACTTATCCGCAGGATGGCTTAAGTGTGATCCCGGCCCACTATTTAAAGCTGAGAACTATCCCTTACCAGGATGGATATCTGATTGG TTCCCTTGGAAAGAGATATCAGTTCTGCCAGTGCAGTGGCATGCTATGTGGTTGGGTTTATTTGCATCAATTATAGCGCCTTTTGGAGGCTTTTTTGCTAGTGGTTTCAAGAGAGCTTTTAAGATCAAG GATTTTGGGGATAGCATACCTGGACATGGTGGATTTACTGATAGAATGGATTGTCAG ATGATAATGGCTGTTTTTGCGTACATATATCATCAGTCATTTGTTTTTCAGCAAGACTATTCAGTTGAGACCGTTTTGGACCAG ATATTGGGGAGTCTTACTCTGGAGGAGCAGCAAATTTTGTACTTGAAGCTAAGGCAGATATTCCAAGAGAGGCAACTGAAGGGGACATAA
- the LOC110610298 gene encoding phosphatidate cytidylyltransferase 1 isoform X5, producing the protein MHKDHNTSSSAPSTRRIRHRRRSNEIPHELSKLNGTHLLINDQDKYKSMWIRAHSSLWMVGGFLVIIYLGHLYIWATVVVIQIFMARELFNLLRRAHEDRRLPGFRLLNWHFFFTAMLFVYGRIISQRLVNTVTSDKFFYRLVSGFVKYQMVICYFLYIAGFMWFILALKKKMYEYQFGQYAWTHMILIIVFTQSAFTVANIFEGIFWFLLPASLIAINDVAAYIFGFFFGKTPLIKLSPKKTWEGFIGASVATVISAFVLANILGNFQWLTCPRKDLSAGWLKCDPGPLFKAENYPLPGWISDWFPWKEISVLPVQWHAMWLGLFASIIAPFGGFFASGFKRAFKIKDFGDSIPGHGGFTDRMDCQMIMAVFAYIYHQSFVFQQDYSVETVLDQILGSLTLEEQQILYLKLRQIFQERQLKGT; encoded by the exons ATGCACAAAGACCATAATACTTCTTCCAGTGCACCATCTACACGACGAATTCGCCATCGGAGGCGTTCTAATGAG ATTCCACATGAGTTGAGCAAATTGAATGGAACCCATTTGCTCATTAATGACCAAGATAAATACAAATCAATGTGGATTCGAGCACACTCATCTCTGTGGATGGTTGGGGGTTTTCTGGTTATTATTTACTTGGGTCATCTTTACATTTGGGCTACAGTTGTTGTAATCCAAATATTTATGGCCAGGGAGCTCTTTAATCTACTCAGAAGAGCTCATGAAGACAGGCGTCTTCCTGGGTTTAGGCTCCTGAATTG GCACTTTTTCTTCACCGCTATGCTATTTGTCTATGGCCGCATTATCAGTCAACGCCTCGTGAACACAGTAACTTCAGATAAATTCTTCTATAGGCTTGTGAGCGGCTTTGTCAAGTACCAGATGGTCATTTGCTACTTCTTGTACATTGCAG GTTTTATGTGGTTCATTCTTGCATTAAAGAAGAAGATGTACGAGTATCAATTTGGGCAATATGCTTGGACACACATGATTCTTATCATAGTGTTTACCCAGTCCGCTTTCACTGTAGCCAATATTTTTGAAGGGATATTCTG GTTTCTTCTCCCAGCATCACTTATTGCTATTAATGATGTTGCTGCTTATATATTTGGTTTCTTTTTTGGAAAAACGCCTTTGATCAAGTTATCTCCAAAGAAAACATGGGAGGGTTTTATTGGAGCATCGGTTGCAACTGTTATCTCAGCATTTGTG TTAGCAAACATCTTGGGCAATTTCCAGTGGTTGACATGTCCAAGAAAG GACTTATCCGCAGGATGGCTTAAGTGTGATCCCGGCCCACTATTTAAAGCTGAGAACTATCCCTTACCAGGATGGATATCTGATTGG TTCCCTTGGAAAGAGATATCAGTTCTGCCAGTGCAGTGGCATGCTATGTGGTTGGGTTTATTTGCATCAATTATAGCGCCTTTTGGAGGCTTTTTTGCTAGTGGTTTCAAGAGAGCTTTTAAGATCAAG GATTTTGGGGATAGCATACCTGGACATGGTGGATTTACTGATAGAATGGATTGTCAG ATGATAATGGCTGTTTTTGCGTACATATATCATCAGTCATTTGTTTTTCAGCAAGACTATTCAGTTGAGACCGTTTTGGACCAG ATATTGGGGAGTCTTACTCTGGAGGAGCAGCAAATTTTGTACTTGAAGCTAAGGCAGATATTCCAAGAGAGGCAACTGAAGGGGACATAA
- the LOC110610298 gene encoding phosphatidate cytidylyltransferase 1 isoform X1, giving the protein MPKDNLTSLSKLVAFLVPETQDELEMLYYFNWIVSHVAMKGSCHNHIFCNSGVEQITVIAMHKDHNTSSSAPSTRRIRHRRRSNEIPHELSKLNGTHLLINDQDKYKSMWIRAHSSLWMVGGFLVIIYLGHLYIWATVVVIQIFMARELFNLLRRAHEDRRLPGFRLLNWHFFFTAMLFVYGRIISQRLVNTVTSDKFFYRLVSGFVKYQMVICYFLYIAGFMWFILALKKKMYEYQFGQYAWTHMILIIVFTQSAFTVANIFEGIFWFLLPASLIAINDVAAYIFGFFFGKTPLIKLSPKKTWEGFIGASVATVISAFVLANILGNFQWLTCPRKDLSAGWLKCDPGPLFKAENYPLPGWISDWFPWKEISVLPVQWHAMWLGLFASIIAPFGGFFASGFKRAFKIKDFGDSIPGHGGFTDRMDCQMIMAVFAYIYHQSFVFQQDYSVETVLDQILGSLTLEEQQILYLKLRQIFQERQLKGT; this is encoded by the exons ATGCCAAAAGACAATCTCACGTCTTTATCAAAGTTGGTGGCTTTTCTCGTTCCCGAGACACAAGATGAGCTTGAAATGCTATACTACTTCAATTGGATTGTTTCCCACGTGGCTATGAAGGGTTCTTGCCAT AATCATATCTTCTGTAACAGTGGAGTGGAGCAGATTACAGTAATAGCAATGCACAAAGACCATAATACTTCTTCCAGTGCACCATCTACACGACGAATTCGCCATCGGAGGCGTTCTAATGAG ATTCCACATGAGTTGAGCAAATTGAATGGAACCCATTTGCTCATTAATGACCAAGATAAATACAAATCAATGTGGATTCGAGCACACTCATCTCTGTGGATGGTTGGGGGTTTTCTGGTTATTATTTACTTGGGTCATCTTTACATTTGGGCTACAGTTGTTGTAATCCAAATATTTATGGCCAGGGAGCTCTTTAATCTACTCAGAAGAGCTCATGAAGACAGGCGTCTTCCTGGGTTTAGGCTCCTGAATTG GCACTTTTTCTTCACCGCTATGCTATTTGTCTATGGCCGCATTATCAGTCAACGCCTCGTGAACACAGTAACTTCAGATAAATTCTTCTATAGGCTTGTGAGCGGCTTTGTCAAGTACCAGATGGTCATTTGCTACTTCTTGTACATTGCAG GTTTTATGTGGTTCATTCTTGCATTAAAGAAGAAGATGTACGAGTATCAATTTGGGCAATATGCTTGGACACACATGATTCTTATCATAGTGTTTACCCAGTCCGCTTTCACTGTAGCCAATATTTTTGAAGGGATATTCTG GTTTCTTCTCCCAGCATCACTTATTGCTATTAATGATGTTGCTGCTTATATATTTGGTTTCTTTTTTGGAAAAACGCCTTTGATCAAGTTATCTCCAAAGAAAACATGGGAGGGTTTTATTGGAGCATCGGTTGCAACTGTTATCTCAGCATTTGTG TTAGCAAACATCTTGGGCAATTTCCAGTGGTTGACATGTCCAAGAAAG GACTTATCCGCAGGATGGCTTAAGTGTGATCCCGGCCCACTATTTAAAGCTGAGAACTATCCCTTACCAGGATGGATATCTGATTGG TTCCCTTGGAAAGAGATATCAGTTCTGCCAGTGCAGTGGCATGCTATGTGGTTGGGTTTATTTGCATCAATTATAGCGCCTTTTGGAGGCTTTTTTGCTAGTGGTTTCAAGAGAGCTTTTAAGATCAAG GATTTTGGGGATAGCATACCTGGACATGGTGGATTTACTGATAGAATGGATTGTCAG ATGATAATGGCTGTTTTTGCGTACATATATCATCAGTCATTTGTTTTTCAGCAAGACTATTCAGTTGAGACCGTTTTGGACCAG ATATTGGGGAGTCTTACTCTGGAGGAGCAGCAAATTTTGTACTTGAAGCTAAGGCAGATATTCCAAGAGAGGCAACTGAAGGGGACATAA
- the LOC110610298 gene encoding phosphatidate cytidylyltransferase 1 isoform X3: MNHIFCNSGVEQITVIAMHKDHNTSSSAPSTRRIRHRRRSNEIPHELSKLNGTHLLINDQDKYKSMWIRAHSSLWMVGGFLVIIYLGHLYIWATVVVIQIFMARELFNLLRRAHEDRRLPGFRLLNWHFFFTAMLFVYGRIISQRLVNTVTSDKFFYRLVSGFVKYQMVICYFLYIAGFMWFILALKKKMYEYQFGQYAWTHMILIIVFTQSAFTVANIFEGIFWFLLPASLIAINDVAAYIFGFFFGKTPLIKLSPKKTWEGFIGASVATVISAFVLANILGNFQWLTCPRKDLSAGWLKCDPGPLFKAENYPLPGWISDWFPWKEISVLPVQWHAMWLGLFASIIAPFGGFFASGFKRAFKIKDFGDSIPGHGGFTDRMDCQMIMAVFAYIYHQSFVFQQDYSVETVLDQILGSLTLEEQQILYLKLRQIFQERQLKGT, from the exons ATG AATCATATCTTCTGTAACAGTGGAGTGGAGCAGATTACAGTAATAGCAATGCACAAAGACCATAATACTTCTTCCAGTGCACCATCTACACGACGAATTCGCCATCGGAGGCGTTCTAATGAG ATTCCACATGAGTTGAGCAAATTGAATGGAACCCATTTGCTCATTAATGACCAAGATAAATACAAATCAATGTGGATTCGAGCACACTCATCTCTGTGGATGGTTGGGGGTTTTCTGGTTATTATTTACTTGGGTCATCTTTACATTTGGGCTACAGTTGTTGTAATCCAAATATTTATGGCCAGGGAGCTCTTTAATCTACTCAGAAGAGCTCATGAAGACAGGCGTCTTCCTGGGTTTAGGCTCCTGAATTG GCACTTTTTCTTCACCGCTATGCTATTTGTCTATGGCCGCATTATCAGTCAACGCCTCGTGAACACAGTAACTTCAGATAAATTCTTCTATAGGCTTGTGAGCGGCTTTGTCAAGTACCAGATGGTCATTTGCTACTTCTTGTACATTGCAG GTTTTATGTGGTTCATTCTTGCATTAAAGAAGAAGATGTACGAGTATCAATTTGGGCAATATGCTTGGACACACATGATTCTTATCATAGTGTTTACCCAGTCCGCTTTCACTGTAGCCAATATTTTTGAAGGGATATTCTG GTTTCTTCTCCCAGCATCACTTATTGCTATTAATGATGTTGCTGCTTATATATTTGGTTTCTTTTTTGGAAAAACGCCTTTGATCAAGTTATCTCCAAAGAAAACATGGGAGGGTTTTATTGGAGCATCGGTTGCAACTGTTATCTCAGCATTTGTG TTAGCAAACATCTTGGGCAATTTCCAGTGGTTGACATGTCCAAGAAAG GACTTATCCGCAGGATGGCTTAAGTGTGATCCCGGCCCACTATTTAAAGCTGAGAACTATCCCTTACCAGGATGGATATCTGATTGG TTCCCTTGGAAAGAGATATCAGTTCTGCCAGTGCAGTGGCATGCTATGTGGTTGGGTTTATTTGCATCAATTATAGCGCCTTTTGGAGGCTTTTTTGCTAGTGGTTTCAAGAGAGCTTTTAAGATCAAG GATTTTGGGGATAGCATACCTGGACATGGTGGATTTACTGATAGAATGGATTGTCAG ATGATAATGGCTGTTTTTGCGTACATATATCATCAGTCATTTGTTTTTCAGCAAGACTATTCAGTTGAGACCGTTTTGGACCAG ATATTGGGGAGTCTTACTCTGGAGGAGCAGCAAATTTTGTACTTGAAGCTAAGGCAGATATTCCAAGAGAGGCAACTGAAGGGGACATAA
- the LOC110610298 gene encoding phosphatidate cytidylyltransferase 1 isoform X4, with product MPKDNLTSLSKLVAFLVPETQDELEMLYYFNWIVSHVAMKGSCHNHIFCNSGVEQITVIAMHKDHNTSSSAPSTRRIRHRRRSNEIPHELSKLNGTHLLINDQDKYKSMWIRAHSSLWMVGGFLVIIYLGHLYIWATVVVIQIFMARELFNLLRRAHEDRRLPGFRLLNWHFFFTAMLFVYGRIISQRLVNTVTSDKFFYRLVSGFVKYQMVICYFLYIAGFMWFILALKKKMYEYQFGQYAWTHMILIIVFTQSAFTVANIFEGIFWFLLPASLIAINDVAAYIFGFFFGKTPLIKLSPKKTWEGFIGASVATVISAFVFPWKEISVLPVQWHAMWLGLFASIIAPFGGFFASGFKRAFKIKDFGDSIPGHGGFTDRMDCQMIMAVFAYIYHQSFVFQQDYSVETVLDQILGSLTLEEQQILYLKLRQIFQERQLKGT from the exons ATGCCAAAAGACAATCTCACGTCTTTATCAAAGTTGGTGGCTTTTCTCGTTCCCGAGACACAAGATGAGCTTGAAATGCTATACTACTTCAATTGGATTGTTTCCCACGTGGCTATGAAGGGTTCTTGCCAT AATCATATCTTCTGTAACAGTGGAGTGGAGCAGATTACAGTAATAGCAATGCACAAAGACCATAATACTTCTTCCAGTGCACCATCTACACGACGAATTCGCCATCGGAGGCGTTCTAATGAG ATTCCACATGAGTTGAGCAAATTGAATGGAACCCATTTGCTCATTAATGACCAAGATAAATACAAATCAATGTGGATTCGAGCACACTCATCTCTGTGGATGGTTGGGGGTTTTCTGGTTATTATTTACTTGGGTCATCTTTACATTTGGGCTACAGTTGTTGTAATCCAAATATTTATGGCCAGGGAGCTCTTTAATCTACTCAGAAGAGCTCATGAAGACAGGCGTCTTCCTGGGTTTAGGCTCCTGAATTG GCACTTTTTCTTCACCGCTATGCTATTTGTCTATGGCCGCATTATCAGTCAACGCCTCGTGAACACAGTAACTTCAGATAAATTCTTCTATAGGCTTGTGAGCGGCTTTGTCAAGTACCAGATGGTCATTTGCTACTTCTTGTACATTGCAG GTTTTATGTGGTTCATTCTTGCATTAAAGAAGAAGATGTACGAGTATCAATTTGGGCAATATGCTTGGACACACATGATTCTTATCATAGTGTTTACCCAGTCCGCTTTCACTGTAGCCAATATTTTTGAAGGGATATTCTG GTTTCTTCTCCCAGCATCACTTATTGCTATTAATGATGTTGCTGCTTATATATTTGGTTTCTTTTTTGGAAAAACGCCTTTGATCAAGTTATCTCCAAAGAAAACATGGGAGGGTTTTATTGGAGCATCGGTTGCAACTGTTATCTCAGCATTTGTG TTCCCTTGGAAAGAGATATCAGTTCTGCCAGTGCAGTGGCATGCTATGTGGTTGGGTTTATTTGCATCAATTATAGCGCCTTTTGGAGGCTTTTTTGCTAGTGGTTTCAAGAGAGCTTTTAAGATCAAG GATTTTGGGGATAGCATACCTGGACATGGTGGATTTACTGATAGAATGGATTGTCAG ATGATAATGGCTGTTTTTGCGTACATATATCATCAGTCATTTGTTTTTCAGCAAGACTATTCAGTTGAGACCGTTTTGGACCAG ATATTGGGGAGTCTTACTCTGGAGGAGCAGCAAATTTTGTACTTGAAGCTAAGGCAGATATTCCAAGAGAGGCAACTGAAGGGGACATAA
- the LOC110610298 gene encoding phosphatidate cytidylyltransferase 1 isoform X2: MPKDNLTSLSKLVAFLVPETQDELEMLYYFNWIVSHVAMKGSCHNHIFCNSGVEQITVIAMHKDHNTSSSAPSTRRIRHRRRSNEIPHELSKLNGTHLLINDQDKYKSMWIRAHSSLWMVGGFLVIIYLGHLYIWATVVVIQIFMARELFNLLRRAHEDRRLPGFRLLNWHFFFTAMLFVYGRIISQRLVNTVTSDKFFYRLVSGFVKYQMVICYFLYIAGFMWFILALKKKMYEYQFGQYAWTHMILIIVFTQSAFTVANIFEGIFWFLLPASLIAINDVAAYIFGFFFGKTPLIKLSPKKTWEGFIGASVATVISAFVLANILGNFQWLTCPRKDLSAGWLKCDPGPLFKAENYPLPGWISDWFPWKEISVLPVQWHAMWLGLFASIIAPFGGFFASGFKRAFKIKDFGDSIPGHGGFTDRMDCQHYLQAIKSVILARRGYMYDNGCFCVHISSVICFSARLFS, translated from the exons ATGCCAAAAGACAATCTCACGTCTTTATCAAAGTTGGTGGCTTTTCTCGTTCCCGAGACACAAGATGAGCTTGAAATGCTATACTACTTCAATTGGATTGTTTCCCACGTGGCTATGAAGGGTTCTTGCCAT AATCATATCTTCTGTAACAGTGGAGTGGAGCAGATTACAGTAATAGCAATGCACAAAGACCATAATACTTCTTCCAGTGCACCATCTACACGACGAATTCGCCATCGGAGGCGTTCTAATGAG ATTCCACATGAGTTGAGCAAATTGAATGGAACCCATTTGCTCATTAATGACCAAGATAAATACAAATCAATGTGGATTCGAGCACACTCATCTCTGTGGATGGTTGGGGGTTTTCTGGTTATTATTTACTTGGGTCATCTTTACATTTGGGCTACAGTTGTTGTAATCCAAATATTTATGGCCAGGGAGCTCTTTAATCTACTCAGAAGAGCTCATGAAGACAGGCGTCTTCCTGGGTTTAGGCTCCTGAATTG GCACTTTTTCTTCACCGCTATGCTATTTGTCTATGGCCGCATTATCAGTCAACGCCTCGTGAACACAGTAACTTCAGATAAATTCTTCTATAGGCTTGTGAGCGGCTTTGTCAAGTACCAGATGGTCATTTGCTACTTCTTGTACATTGCAG GTTTTATGTGGTTCATTCTTGCATTAAAGAAGAAGATGTACGAGTATCAATTTGGGCAATATGCTTGGACACACATGATTCTTATCATAGTGTTTACCCAGTCCGCTTTCACTGTAGCCAATATTTTTGAAGGGATATTCTG GTTTCTTCTCCCAGCATCACTTATTGCTATTAATGATGTTGCTGCTTATATATTTGGTTTCTTTTTTGGAAAAACGCCTTTGATCAAGTTATCTCCAAAGAAAACATGGGAGGGTTTTATTGGAGCATCGGTTGCAACTGTTATCTCAGCATTTGTG TTAGCAAACATCTTGGGCAATTTCCAGTGGTTGACATGTCCAAGAAAG GACTTATCCGCAGGATGGCTTAAGTGTGATCCCGGCCCACTATTTAAAGCTGAGAACTATCCCTTACCAGGATGGATATCTGATTGG TTCCCTTGGAAAGAGATATCAGTTCTGCCAGTGCAGTGGCATGCTATGTGGTTGGGTTTATTTGCATCAATTATAGCGCCTTTTGGAGGCTTTTTTGCTAGTGGTTTCAAGAGAGCTTTTAAGATCAAG GATTTTGGGGATAGCATACCTGGACATGGTGGATTTACTGATAGAATGGATTGTCAG CACTATCTGCAGGCAATAAAATCAGTGATCCTTGCAAGACGGGGATACATGT ATGATAATGGCTGTTTTTGCGTACATATATCATCAGTCATTTGTTTTTCAGCAAGACTATTCAGTTGA